Within Runella rosea, the genomic segment CGGGGAGGGATAGAATAAGTTAATAAATCAATCTCGGCCCCTTCACGTGTACTTTTATCTTTTTGGGCATTTTGGGAGTAGCTTACAGGCTCCTTGCAAGAGACCTGCACTAATGAAAGAAAAAACAAAAAAATCAGATTGTACTTCATAGCTTTAGTTTATTTTATTGTTAGATATTATGCAGGAAATCCACAACATTTTCCTTTTGCAAAACTTCCTGATGTATATTCCCAATATTGTAAAGTACCATATTTATAATACGCTACAGTACCAAGCTCCATTGGAGTACATGTGCAGGCGTCGCCTAAACCAGGCCCACAGCCATAACACCAAATTTCCTGAGTAAAACCCAGACCGTATAAAGGCACTAATGTACAGCAATGCATACTGTTTGCAACCTGCGCGATTGTTGAAAACCCAATTGTGAGTACGAACAATTTCAACATTTTTTTCATAATTTTACACTGGTTTAAATGATTAAATTAATTGTTTAAACTCCCAAGAGAAGCTCCGCACGGTGGCCAAACTGACGCGGGGCTTTCTCATTTTTTGAACTATGCGCAATAGTCAGGGGCAAAATTCTGCAGAATATTTTTATCTCGCCTCCACCCAAAGTTTGATTTTTCTCCACCCTAGGGTTGATTTCTCTTCTCTTTAAAACCAATGTGTGCCATTTTGAGCAAGTAGCGCCGAAAACCTTCTTTTCCTTTTAAACCCAATTTTCGGATGATGTGATTTTTGTGGGTCTTGACAGTAGCGATTGAGCAGCATAGCTCTTCGGCTATTTCAGCATTTGTTTTGCCGCTCATGGCCGCATAAAGAACTTTTAGTTCCTGATGCGTAAGGAGTGTATTGTTACGGAGAAGAAATATTTCCAGTGCATCTAATTCTTCGAAGTATTCGGGTTGTTGTTTGGCTGTCATGTATTTGGTTGTTGTTTATAGAATGTTCTTTTAAACACCAAATCAACTATTTGTCAGTCAACTTTATTTATGAATCCGGGGGATGGGATATCATTCTGACAAACAGCTTTTTTGGCAAGGCTGTCAACATTGTTTATCAGAAAGTAGGGTGGGTGAGATGCGGAAGCCCCGTATTGTCGGTGCGGTAAGAATACGATACGCCTGCGCATAAACTACGCCAAATATACAGTAAGCCTGTGGATGGTTACAAAGGATAATCTAAAAAGTTATCAAACGTTTTTGGGGGCGGCAGGGGCTCATTTTACCCCTAAAACAACAAAAGCCGACTTCGAAAGAAGTCGGCTTTTGTTATGGGAAACCTTAGTCATTAAACTTTAATTTAACATTTTTTGGATGATGCGTTCCCTACCGTCAAAAGGATAGGTAATCAGCTTGCTGTTTGAATCTCCCTTAAAAAAGTATCTGTTTTTAACAAGTTGCCCATTGATATTTTCCCATTTTACCGCCCATCCATTTTCTTCTTCGAGTCTTTTAAAACGGCCTTCTACCAGTGTATCTACGGCTTGCAAGTAGGCCGCAGTAAATTGCGCATTGTACATATACGAGCTGCTGAACAGGACCAGTACGCCATCAATGAAAGTGTATTGTGTAGGAATACAAATACTGCTCTTTATAAAATAGGAACTTTGTTGTTCTTTAATGGCCTCTAAATGAATGGTATATCCTTGGGTGGTGCGTCCGTAGGTCACAAATACAATACCGGTACTGTCGGTAAGAATCTGTTTGAGTTTGGACTCGGCAATGTAATCCTCGAAGAGTTTGAGATGAACACGGTCTTTTACAGTCACCTGAGGGACAGATTGCGCACACACAGGGAGGTGGATTAAAACCCCAAAAAAGAATAACAGGTTGAATTTCATGGTATTGCAAAAGTTTTGGTGCAGCAGGTAGTATCATTTGATGAAAGTGCCATTGTAGATACCACCTTCGATGTGGGTGGTGGCCTCTTTGATGTTTTTGGGCGCAACCACCCGCCGCCCTCTCTTGGGCGTGTAGTACCCTTTGGTGAGCCGAGCAACGGCTTGATGAAATGCCTTGGGATACTGAAAGCCCAACTCAAAGCCCGACCGTATCAGCACCAAAGCCCCGTCGATGAGGGTATAACAGGCAGGAATTACCCGTTTTTTAAACATAGAAGGGGGAGTTTGGCGGATGGCCATCAGATGCATTGGTAGTTCATCAAGAAGTCCACCGGCAGAAAGCACTACGATACCCGAGGTGTCGGGCAAAAAACCTTTGTTTCGTGACTCCTGAATGTAATGCCGGAGTTTTTGTTCGAGTTCGGGATTTTGGAGTGTTATCTGCGGCACGGGCTGAGCAGCTCCCCGCAACACTATCAGCATCAGGAGACTCAAAAAAGCACATTTCATAAAAGGATAATTCATTTGAAAATGAGTTACTGACAGTTTATTTTTTGGGTTTTTGTTATTGATTGGGATCCCGTGCCATTAAACTTTATTATGTTACTACACGATACGATATACTGTTCAAATCCATAATAATGGTTTGCCATGGTATAATCTTGTGGACTTGGTTGGTCATCTAGATAAGGGGCACCAAAAAAAGAGCCATTGCAATAGGGATGGGTATGGATCATTCCCTTAATTCCGTATTGTTGGATAGTGGGATCGTCTGGATTGGTTGAATAGTCATATACAATGATATTTTTTTGCTCGTCTCTAAAGCTTAGAATAACTCTCCCTTGATTATCATAGTATGTAGGCGAAAAGTGAGAAATAGTCGAATTATTTGGAAAAGTAGGTGCGATGATTATCTGATTATCATCGGTCAGAAAACCACTTATTTCTTTGGTAAGCATCGGGCTGTTATCTCTATACCCAATCTGCCACATTCGCTCATAACCCGAGCACTTGTTAGGGATTATTTCATATTTAAAATCATTGGGGAAAAGGCTAATGGAATTAGGAGCTGCTGAAATAGGGATCCAATGGGGTGGGGTGGTTCCTGTATTAATCCCTAAAGATTCCGTATAAACACAAACGTAATTTATATTACTGCAATCCAGCACGGAAACTAGTATTTCCTGCCCTTCGTAAACTGCACCTACATAAGCTGTTCGGCAATTGGGAGCCCAATAGCAAGTAGTATTATTAAGACGTCCATTCTTTTTTGATTTTACATCCTTCAACAAGGAAAATTCTGTAACCCCTGCTATGATTTTGTCATTTTTTATTGAAAAGCCTCCCAATAAATTATTGTCCCAATCTCTAAAGAGCACATAACCGGAAAACTTGCGATTTAGAAGTTCACTTTTGTTTTTCCTATCAAATTGCCATACATACTCAGCAATCACAGCTCTATTGCTCCCGCTTTTATCTTTATAAATCCAAAGTTGCTTGTAACCGGATGGTGTATCTCCCTTTTTATGGTGAACAATTGGTAATGCAACAATTTTTTGAGTTGGACTGAATTGATAATCAAAGGCATAATCCCAGTTGATGCGTCTGTCAAATATTGTGTCTTTTTCTCCTTTTCTGGCATTTTTAATGTGCGTCTGTTCAAACCATGCTTTGGCATCTCCAATTGATAGTTCATTATTATGTACGATAAAATTTTCTGTTTTATCACACGATACCATCCAAAAAAGGAGTGCAATTAAAGAAAAACTCTTTTTGACAAAGAAAAGAAGTCTGTATTTTTTTCATACTTTTACACTGGTTTAAATGATTAAAAAATTGTTTAAACTCCCAAGAGAAGCTCCGCCCGGCGGCCAAACTGAAGCGGGGCTTTCTCATTTTTTGAACTATGCGCAATAGTCAGGGGCAAAATTCTGCAGAATATTTTTATCTCGCCTCCACCCAAAGTTTGATTTTTCTCCACCCTAGGGTTGATTTTTCTTTTCTTTAAAACCAATGTGAGCCATTTTGAGCAAGTAGCGCCGAAAACCATCTTTTCCATTTAAGCCCAATTTTCGGATGATGTGATTTTTGTGGGTCTTGACAGTAGCGATTGAGCGGCATAGCTCTTCGGCTATTTCAGCATTTGTTTTGCCGCTCATGGCCGCATAAAGAACTTTTAGTTCCTGATGCGTAAGGAGTGTATTGTTACGGAGAAGAAATATTTCTAATGCATCTAATTCTTCGAAGTATTCGGGTTGTTGTTTGGCTGTCATGTATTTGGTTGTTGTTTATAGAATGTTCTTTTAAACACCAAATCAACTATTTGTCAGTCAACTTTATTTATGAATCCGGGGGATGGGATATCATTCTGACAAACAGCTTTTTGGGCTAGGCTGTCAACATTGTTTATCAGAAAGTAGGGTGAGATGCGGAAGCCTCGTATTGTCGGTGTGGTAAGAATACGATACGCCTGCGCATAAATTGCGCCAAATATACAGTAAGCCTGTGAAGAGCTACAAATAATATTCTAAAAACTTATCAAACGGTTTTGGGGGTGGGAAGAGGGTCATTTTGCCCCTAAAAACAACAAAAGCCGACCTCTTTCGAAGTCGGCTTGGTGGTTGGAAACCTTATCATTAAACTTTAATCTCAACATCAACGCCACTTGGCAATTCGAGTTTCATCAAAGCATCTACGGTTTTGGCGCTTGACGAGTGAATGTCAATCAGGCGCTTGTAGGTGCAAAGTTGGAACTGCTCACGTGATTTCTTGTTCACGTGGGGTGAGCGAAGTACCGTGTAGATTTGCTTTTCTGTAGGCAATGGAATCGGGCCGCTAACCACAGCACCCGTTGATTTCACCGCCTTTACAATGCGGTCCGCCGATTTGTCCACCAAGTTGTGGTCAAATGACTTCAGTTTGATACGAATTTTTTGATTCATTGTGATAAGGTGGCTCTGATTGTTTTGATAACATCCCGTCGAAAGAGCCATTAACTCCGACAGGAAATATTTTTAGGTTGGCAGTAAACAGAATATAATCTTTAGAACTGCTGACTGTAAACTGTTTACTGCTAACTGATTTACTATCCTTTTGATTTTGCAATCACGGTTTCCGCCAAGTTGTTTGGCAGGAATTCATAGTGCGAGAAGGTCAAGTTGGCAGTAGCACGACCCGACGACATGGTGCGCAGGTCGGTTACGTAACCGAACAACTCTGACAAAGGCACATCAGCTTTGATTACTTGTGAACCAGCGCGCGAGTCCATGCCTTTCATAATACCGCGACGACGGTTTAAGTCACCTGTGATTGGACCAGTGTATTCTTCAGGAGTCAATACTTCAACCGCCATGATTGGTTCCAATAATTTCGGACCGGCCAGACGAGCGGCTTCTTTAAAGCCTAATTTCGCGGCCAATTCAAACGAAAGTGAATCGGAGTCAACATCGTGGTAAGAGCCGTGGAAAAGACGCACTTTCATGCTTTCCAACTGGTAACCCGCCAAAGGACCGTTAACCATTGCGGCTTCAAATCCTTTTTGAACTGGTTGGATAAATTCGCGTGGAATAGCACCCCCTACAACTTCGTTTACAAATTGTAAACCTTTTTTCACTTCCTGACCTTCTTCGTGGTCATCGCGTGGCCCGATTTCGAAAACGATATCAGCAAATTTACCGCGACCACCCGTTTGTTTCTTATAAACTTCACGGTGTTCAACACTCTTGGTAATGGCTTCTTTGTAAGCTACCTGCGGCGCACCTTGGTTTACTTCTACCTTGAACTCACGACGCATACGGTCGATGATGATTTCTAAGTGAAGCTCACCCATCCCTTTGATGATGGTTTGACCAGTTTCTTCGTTAGATTCAACCTGGAGGGTTGGATCTTCTTCGATGAGTTTACCGATGGCTTTCGAGAAGTTATCCTGATCTGCTGTTTTCTTAGGCTCAATGGCATACCCGATAACTGGCTCAGGGAAAACCATTGATTCCAGAATGATAGGATGTTTTTCATCAGAAAGGGTATCTCCCGTTTTGATGTCTTTAAAACCTACTACCGCACCGATGTCACCTGCTTCCAAACGCTCAATAGAGTTTTGCTTATTGGCGTGCATTTGGAAAATACGAGAAATACGTTCTTTGTTTTCTGAACGGTTGTTCAAGACATAAGAACCTGCTTCCAATACCCCTGAATATGCACGGATAAAGCACAAACGACCTACGTAAGGGTCAGTAGCGATTTTGAACGCCAAAGCTGAGAAAGGCTCGGTAACGCTTGGTTTACGAGCGATTTCTTCGCCAGTGTTAGGGTTGGTACCTTTGATGCTTTCTTTATCCAACGGTGAAGGCAACAACGCCATCACGTAGTCGAGCATGGTTTGAACACCTTTGTTTTTGAAAGATGAACCACAAAGCATAGGAACGATTTTCATATCAATTACGGCGGCCCGTAATGCTTTCAAGATTTCCTCTTCTGAGATCGACTCTGGGTCTTCAAAGTATTTTTCCATCAACGACTCGTCGTAATCCGCTACTGCTTCAAGTAGTTTTTCACGCCATTCTGCGGCTTCTTCCACCATGTCTTCAGGAATAGGAACGATTTCGTAGGTCATTCCTTTGTCGTGCTCGTTCCAAATCATGCCTCGGTTGTTAATTAAATCAACAACCCCCTTGAATTGGTCTTCAGAGCCGATAGGCAATTGCAAAGGCACTGCGTAGCTACCTAGCATTTCCTTTACTTGCTTACAAACGTTCAAAAAGTCAGCTCCTGAACGGTCCATTTTATTAACGAAGCCCAAACGCGCTACGTTATAATTGTTGGCCAAACGCCAGTTGGTTTCAGATTGAGGTTCAACACCATCAACGGCACTGAACAAAAATACAAGACCATCCAATACGCGAAGCGAGCGGTTTACTTCTACGGTAAAGTCAACGTGGCCCGGCGTGTCAATAATGTTGATGTGGTATTTGTGATCTCTATACTGCCAATCTACTGTGGTAGCAGCTGAAGTAATCGTGATACCGCGCTCTTGCTCCTGCGCCATCCAGTCCATCGTTGCGGCACCATCGTGTACCTCACCGATTTTGTGGCTTACCCCTGCGTAATATAGAATTCGCTCCGTTGTGGTGGTTTTCCCAGCATCAATGTGAGCAGCAATCCCAATGTTTCTTGTGAATTTTAAATCACGTGCCATGGTTTTTGTGATTGTTATTAAATCTGTTAAGTCTAAGTTCCTTGATTTGTGATGATATGCAGAACGCTTTTTGCCTCAATATTAGGCATATACGCACAAATTACGGTACCATTCTGAAAATCAGAGCGCAAAATTAGAGGTTTTGTGTGGGAAAAGCAAACTTAGATTTATACAAATTTGTAAATTGGGAGCACTGTTTTTAGTAGTTGAGCAAAAGTTTGAGGGTTTTAGCCAAAAAGGTGCAGGGCTGGATGCTTACAACCCAACAGCAAGCAGTCCGACGGGCTATTTCAACTACCTTAATGAATGTATACTCAAGCACTTGGTTGGGCCGTGGTTTCTTTTCTCGAAAGCGTATAACTTTCAGGAAGTGGAGTTTTTTTTAAATTATACGATCAGCCTTTTACGTAAGCTAGTTTTTCCGCCACCTTTCCGTTTCGAACTTTGAAGATATCCACTCCTCTCAAATGCCAAGGCTTTCCATCCTTCGTTTTGCGATAGATCCACCTGACCACACAGCGGTCACCGTTGGCAAAGGTCTCTTCCGCTTCAAAAAAAGCGTCTGGATTATTAGCAAAAAACTTTCCCCAATATGCCCTGACGGCCTCAGCCCCTACTAATCGGGTGCCGTCTGGTTGTGGATTGGTATTCTCAAAGATACAGTCTTCTGTCATCGCATTCATTACAGCATCAACATCGTGACGATTGAAGGCTGCATTGAACCTTTCCACTGCGGCAAGTGTGAGGTTGGTCGTATTATTTCCTGTTTCAGTTATCATCCCTTTTTGTGTTTCCTTTTTGCTAAAACTGGTTTTACATGAAGTAAAGAGGAAGGATGCCAAGATAAGAAGTGTCAAAAATTGTTTCATTTTATGGATAGTTAAAATGTTAAAGAACTTAACAATCACCAATGATTCATGGCTAAATATCCTGAAAAGAGCATCTAACAAAACTAAAAATAATAATGATATTTTCCAAATATAAAATCAAGATAACTGATTGATAATCAAGTAAATTTTATTGTTTATTTAGTTTTTTGAAATCTAACTTAAAACTTTTCAATCGTGGGCAGTACACGTTCGGGATATTTTCAGCAGGGTGTTAGAAACATGAAGCCTTTTTGGAGGTTTGGATTTGGAAGTAGTGGCCTGTAGTACACAAAGCATAGGTTTAGTACTGCAAATGAAAACGAAGGTTTTAATAAAATAAGTGAGGGAAGGTTTGGTATTATTTTTGTTCGTCTACACCCGACAAGAATGATTGTTTACCCTATGATTTTATTGAATTAATGAAAGACTATTCTTTTTTCCGCCCTTTAAGAAGGGCTGTATGGATTTTGGTGTTGTTATTTTTAAATAGACACGCTGCCTGCGGACAGGCTGAAAATCGCTGGGAGGTAGGAGGAGGCTTGGGAGCGGTTGGGTATTTAGGAGATTTAAATCAACAGGATCTCGTGTCAAAAGAATTTAATCTCAGCTACCATGGATTTGTTCGTAAATACATAAACACCAGTAATTTTGCCTTCCGTTATAATTTTCAAGTCGGTAAATTCAGCGGTCGCGACAGTAATTATCCTAATCGCGCATCCCGAAATTTGAGTATCGACACCCGATTTGTTGAAAATGCTTTTTTGATCGAATGGGATTACTTTGACATCAATCCTATTTATTATCGCCAATATTATGGCTATCAGCCCGTCTATACGCCGTATTTTTTTGCTGGCCCGACAGTTGTCTACACCAATCCCCGTCCCGATTTTACCCAGACTTACTCGCCCTATGCGACCATTTTGGAAGGAATTGAGCATGATAAAAATGCCCGATATGCACACTGGCATTTGGCATTTGCGTTTGGAGGAGGGATGAAATTTGACCTGTCGCCGAGCGTCAATTTGGGAGTTGAAGCCTCTTTTAGGATTGCCACGAGCGACTATGTTGATGGGATAAGCAAAGCAGGAAATCCCAGTAGAAACGATGGTTATCAATTGGTTACCCTCACTGGAACGTATCGGCTCGGAATTCAGCGGAAGAGTATACGACGAAAATGGCGTTAACGGGTCTTTAGTTGTGCTATTTTGTTGTTATACTTGCTGGAAGATTACCGTTTTGTGTCCTTCCATTTTTATACCTACAAACTATGCCTTCTTTATTTACGCGTATTGTTAAAGGTGAGATACCCTGCCATAAAATTGCCGAAACCGAAGACTTTTTGGCATTTCTTGATGTTTTTCCATGCGCTGCGGGCCATACCCTCGTGATTCCAAAACAGGAAATAGATTACATTTTTGATTTGGAAGATAGCCTGTATGAAGGTTTAATGAAATTTTCGAAGCAAGTTGCTGCCGCCGTTGAGAAAGCAGTTCCTTGTAAGCGCATCGGAGTAGCCGTTATAGGATTAGAAGTGCCTCATGCCCACGTTCACCTGATTCCGCTCAATAGCATGGCAGATATGAATTTCAATAATAAGCTCAAAATGAGTCAGGATGAGTTGGCGGAGATTGCTGCGAAAATACGGGAGAAGTTGTAAAGTAAGGATATTGGGGGGGCAACTCGTTAGAATTGCAAAGGGGTAAGTTTGTAAAACGTCTCATAATAAGATAGTTACATGAGCGTATTCTACTTATTTAAAAAAAATAGAAATGAATAAGTACAATCCACAAATTGCAAAGGTAATAACAGTGAGTGTTGTGTATTTTTTATGGTCATTTATTAAACGTAACACTTCTTCTGAATCGGTTGCCAATGGCTTGATAGTTTTGTGGATATTTAGTTGCGTGTTTTCCTTCATTTCCTTAATATTTTTTGTGAATTTCCATGGTTGGGAGGTCCTTTTCAAACTCTCAAAAAATCTACCTATTGTAAACCACATTACAAAATTTTGCCAATCATTTACGCCCCTAATTTTATCAATTTGAAATTGTAAATAGCTTCGTTTTGTATATGGCAATATAAAAGTAAAAAATAAGATAGTGCTGATTAAAATATCAATTGGGCTTAAAAACTCGAAAGGCATTTTTGATTTTTTTATGGTTCTAATGTACTCAAGGGTTATAGAAGTGATTTACTCAAAGAACATTTATAGTTCACACCTGCACACACTTGTTTTAGTAGGACGTCTGTACAGAGGGCACAAGATTATAGTTTATGCAAAAAAAATACTGAGCCATTTTTGTACGGTGTGAGCAAAGCATAATCGTCTACGTTTAAATCGGATACAGTAAAGTTCCACCCCTGAACCCGAAGCAGGAAGACTGAGAACACATTTAAATACATTTGTAGGCCGATACTCAACCGATTATCTGACTGCTTTTCGACTTTGGCTAACTCTGTCTGTATTAGACCACCATACTTTTTTCCAATACCAACAGTATTTTCGATTGGACAAAGTTGGTAGGCTCAGGAATGAGCCAAAGCTGATTATTGCTGTCTAACCCAAATCAAAATTGGTTAAAATGCGGTTTGTCACCTAAAAAATACCAGTGCCACTGGGATTCAATTTGATATGTCTCGGTTTGTTTCATTCTTATCAATCTCCCAAACTAGGGTGTATACTCTATCAGCTAAGACTCAGAAATGGAAGCCCAAGATTGGCTTGTCCGAGAGATAACTTTTACCAAGGAGTGCTTCAAAGCTAATTACCGACCAGTATCTCTGCGGCTTTTTTCCGCTTGAATGCCTTTCAGGTTTTTTGAATACCTGGAACCAATGATCAAAGCAAAAATCAGCAAACCAGCTGTGAGGAAAAACCTCCTTTATGCGTTGCCGACCAAATAGCGATACCAACCAAAAAACCTATGAACAAAGCAGTTGGGATTTTTTGTGATTTCTTTTTTTTCTCCTCTGACACTAATTCGTCAAGTGTCATTTTAGAGTAGTCTTTATTACCTACTAATTTTTCCATTTTATTGTTAACGTCAAAGTTTCTTACGTTCCAACGTGTCCTTCGATGCAATGTTACTATATTGTTTTGGCTTGATAACCAATTGGTTGCCGTATAGCAGCATTGCACTAAATTCGATTCATATTTAATGCACAAGTATCTTTAAATCCTTCTTCTTCTGCAAGAAAAATTCTGGATATTTTACCAAGCTTTCCGCTTCCCGAATCTTAGACTCATTGTCGACTTTGGTAGCTTTGGATTTGAACTTCCACGATTATTTGGTAGACGGAGTTAAATACCGATTGATTTCCTCCGAACCAAGAAGAAAATGGAGTTTAGGGGTGTTCTCATTTACAATCTGCGTACACAAAAGTTCGGCTGTTGGTCCCTACCCCCGAGCCGTCTGAAAATCGGGTAAAGGATTGTTCCGTCAGCGGGAAACCGTTTTCGTTGTAGGTGTAGGTATAGGTAGTCTCGCTGAAGGATTTTCCTGCCACATAGTCAATGCGTTTGCCTGCATTGCCGCCCGCACCCGTGGTAAAAAGCGGAAACTTGATATATTCGGCATAGTAGCCTAATACACTGAATGACCAGCCTTTGAAAGAGTCGTAGACGGATTTTTTGTTGTCGTACTCACTGAATTCGAGACGATAGAGTTCCTTTCCAGTTTGGATTTCGGTGGTAAGTGTTTCTGTAATATTCCCTTTGGTGTCTCGTTTGATCGTTGTTCGTTTGCCCATCGAATCCGTCACCTTTGTGATTCGTTGGTTGGCGTCTGTTTCAAACAACAGGGTATAATTAACGTAAGCGGGTTCAATGGTCTTGTCCACCGTGAGGCGAGTTAACGCACCGTTGGGAGCATATTCTAAGGTCTCTTCGACCGCTCCGTCGACTACTTTCACCAGTCGACTGTTTTCGTAGGTATATCGAGCCGTACTTACTGGTTTCAACTGCCCGTCGGCTGTGTTTTTGATGGATACATTCACCCCCTCTGGCGACCCCGAGGCGCCGTATAGGTATTCCAGTTTATAGGTATTATTGACGCCAGTTTCACTACTTATATTGCAAACCGGGGTCGGTACGGGGAGGGGAGCAGGCGCTTGATTTTTGCCGCAGGCGAAAACAGTAAATAGCGATAGTAGGGTAAGTCTCTTCATTGAGCGAATAATTGGCGATTCTGCTAGGCAGTGCATTGGATGAATAACATAAGTAACAACGCTGCCGAGGCGGGTTTTCGTTTTTAGGAAAAAAAATATACACCAACGTTTAGTCGGTGTACCTTGATGTAAAACGTAAAACCTATCCACTAAACTACTTAGAAACAGTTATATTTTTAGAATG encodes:
- a CDS encoding nuclear transport factor 2 family protein: MKQFLTLLILASFLFTSCKTSFSKKETQKGMITETGNNTTNLTLAAVERFNAAFNRHDVDAVMNAMTEDCIFENTNPQPDGTRLVGAEAVRAYWGKFFANNPDAFFEAEETFANGDRCVVRWIYRKTKDGKPWHLRGVDIFKVRNGKVAEKLAYVKG
- a CDS encoding HIT family protein → MPSLFTRIVKGEIPCHKIAETEDFLAFLDVFPCAAGHTLVIPKQEIDYIFDLEDSLYEGLMKFSKQVAAAVEKAVPCKRIGVAVIGLEVPHAHVHLIPLNSMADMNFNNKLKMSQDELAEIAAKIREKL
- the fusA gene encoding elongation factor G, producing the protein MARDLKFTRNIGIAAHIDAGKTTTTERILYYAGVSHKIGEVHDGAATMDWMAQEQERGITITSAATTVDWQYRDHKYHINIIDTPGHVDFTVEVNRSLRVLDGLVFLFSAVDGVEPQSETNWRLANNYNVARLGFVNKMDRSGADFLNVCKQVKEMLGSYAVPLQLPIGSEDQFKGVVDLINNRGMIWNEHDKGMTYEIVPIPEDMVEEAAEWREKLLEAVADYDESLMEKYFEDPESISEEEILKALRAAVIDMKIVPMLCGSSFKNKGVQTMLDYVMALLPSPLDKESIKGTNPNTGEEIARKPSVTEPFSALAFKIATDPYVGRLCFIRAYSGVLEAGSYVLNNRSENKERISRIFQMHANKQNSIERLEAGDIGAVVGFKDIKTGDTLSDEKHPIILESMVFPEPVIGYAIEPKKTADQDNFSKAIGKLIEEDPTLQVESNEETGQTIIKGMGELHLEIIIDRMRREFKVEVNQGAPQVAYKEAITKSVEHREVYKKQTGGRGKFADIVFEIGPRDDHEEGQEVKKGLQFVNEVVGGAIPREFIQPVQKGFEAAMVNGPLAGYQLESMKVRLFHGSYHDVDSDSLSFELAAKLGFKEAARLAGPKLLEPIMAVEVLTPEEYTGPITGDLNRRRGIMKGMDSRAGSQVIKADVPLSELFGYVTDLRTMSSGRATANLTFSHYEFLPNNLAETVIAKSKG
- a CDS encoding response regulator transcription factor, which gives rise to MTAKQQPEYFEELDALEIFLLRNNTLLTHQELKVLYAAMSGKTNAEIAEELCCSIATVKTHKNHIIRKLGLKGKEGFRRYLLKMAHIGFKEKRNQP
- a CDS encoding DUF6089 family protein, which translates into the protein MKDYSFFRPLRRAVWILVLLFLNRHAACGQAENRWEVGGGLGAVGYLGDLNQQDLVSKEFNLSYHGFVRKYINTSNFAFRYNFQVGKFSGRDSNYPNRASRNLSIDTRFVENAFLIEWDYFDINPIYYRQYYGYQPVYTPYFFAGPTVVYTNPRPDFTQTYSPYATILEGIEHDKNARYAHWHLAFAFGGGMKFDLSPSVNLGVEASFRIATSDYVDGISKAGNPSRNDGYQLVTLTGTYRLGIQRKSIRRKWR
- a CDS encoding response regulator transcription factor — its product is MTAKQQPEYFEELDALEIFLLRNNTLLTHQELKVLYAAMSGKTNAEIAEELCRSIATVKTHKNHIIRKLGLNGKDGFRRYLLKMAHIGFKEKKNQP
- the rpsJ gene encoding 30S ribosomal protein S10, giving the protein MNQKIRIKLKSFDHNLVDKSADRIVKAVKSTGAVVSGPIPLPTEKQIYTVLRSPHVNKKSREQFQLCTYKRLIDIHSSSAKTVDALMKLELPSGVDVEIKV